The following are encoded in a window of Dehalococcoidia bacterium genomic DNA:
- a CDS encoding amino acid-binding protein, giving the protein MRIKQVSVFVENEAGRLESILEALQREEINIHALSVSDTAEFGIVRMVLDNPDKGLDALRQSGFTTRVDWMLSAYIPDVPGGLLSSVAKPMAEAGINIKYFYAYIGQAGENRALVVLKPDDLEKAEKVLGAR; this is encoded by the coding sequence ATGAGAATAAAGCAGGTTTCCGTTTTTGTGGAGAACGAGGCAGGTCGGCTAGAATCCATCCTCGAAGCCCTCCAGAGAGAAGAGATCAACATACACGCCCTATCGGTAAGCGATACTGCGGAGTTTGGCATAGTGCGCATGGTTCTGGATAATCCGGATAAAGGGCTTGATGCGCTGCGGCAATCCGGTTTCACCACTCGCGTAGACTGGATGCTGAGCGCTTATATACCCGATGTCCCCGGCGGGCTGCTAAGCAGTGTGGCCAAGCCAATGGCCGAGGCCGGGATCAACATCAAGTACTTCTACGCCTACATCGGGCAGGCTGGAGAGAACCGGGCGCTGGTGGTACTCAAGCCGGATGACCTGGAAAAGGCGGAGAAGGTTCTGGGAGCAAGGTAA